From the Borreliella valaisiana VS116 genome, the window TGTTTTATTTCAAAAAGTTCTTTTATTGTAGTCTCAATAGTTTTTAGGTTTTCTTTGCCTAGCCTTTTTAATTCATCTTTGTCATCAGATATTTTTAAAATTGTCTCTTCAAGGGGTTTTTGAATGCCAAAATATCCTATTTGAATAACTTCTTCAATTAGTTGATGGTGTTCTTTTTGTTGGTGTTTGTAAAGTTGTGTTAGTATTTTGCCAAAGTTTACAATTCTTGTTGTATTGTAATCCAGAGAAGAGTAAAATAGTCGTCTCTCATCTTTTTTTGAGTCCGAGTTGAGCTTTGCAAGCTTAAGGGCGGCAGTTGTATCTGTATTAAAGACCGAATATTTCATTCCAAACTGGTCAAAGTCTTCAGTTTTATCTTTATATTGTTCTACTTTTTCTTTAAATCTTTTTATTTCCGCCGATATTCTTTGGGTTATTGTTCCTTGGAACAAGCTACAAGAGCACAAAAGAAGTGTTGCAATGACAATATTAGTTAATATTAAATCATTTTTTTTCAAAATATTCTCCTTTTATAAAAATGCAGTAATGCAATACAAAATAATTTTTAGTACATATTACAAATGTATATCAAATTATTTAAAGTTTAAATTTAAACTTTAATAAAAATTAAAAGTTGTTGTTTTTAGTTAGATTTAGATTAAGTGAATAAAAAAAAAGAGAAGAATTAACTTCTCTTTTAAAAAATATCAAGTGCAACATATTAATTTTTTTGTTTAAATTAGTCATGGGCGAGATTATTACTCAAGGGCTTTAAACTTTTCATCCATGTAGCTTGCTAGTTTTTCGACATTGGTTTTAATTCCGCCAGCATTCCTGTTGTAATCGTTAATAGTCTTGTTTAGGACTTTTACAAATCTGTCTTTTCTATTTAAGTCATTTCTTGCAAATTCTAGCAGTTCTTCGGTTCTTTGGTTTGGAGAGTGTGATTCATCTTTTGTTATGTTTTCTAAACAAAGTTCTAGTTGGAGCTGAATACCCAGTGCTACTTTATAAAGTAAGTTTGTAACTACTTTTTTGTTCTCGGAACTTGTATTAAGTTTTTCAAGAATTTCGTTTAATGTTTTTACTCTTGTTGTGTTGTAATATAAAGATGAGTAAATAATTCTTTTCATTGCTAGTAGGTCTTTCTCAGGGTTAGCATAAAATGAACTGGCAGTAAAAGTCTTTAGGAAATCAGATTGTGTACTAGTTTTAGTTATTTCTGCATCAATTTTAGCTATTTCTATATCTTCTTTCTTTTTTTGCTTTTCCAGATGATTTTTAATTGCTTTTAATTGTGAGGCTTTATTCCCTTTATATTTTTCAATTTCAATTTTGAGATCTTGATATTCTTGATATGAATGTCCATGGTCTTGAGATCCACGAGATCTATCTTTAAAGTGTTGGCCAAATTTTTCCAGATTGGTGTTACTGCTTAGGTCAGGATTGATTTGATTATCAGGTGCACATGAGATGCAAATTAGAGTTAATATCGCTGTAATGATATTAAGCTTAATGATATTTAGTTTAGTGTTTGTCAAAATAATCTCCTTATAAATTAAAATTAATAGTTATTAACTTTAATACAAAATAATAATATAACTATATTAATTTGTATGTCAAATAATAACAGTTTTATTTAATATTATTTAATATTATTTTTTGACATTGTTGTTTTCAGTTTGGATTTAGATTAAGTGAATAAAAAAAAAAGAGAAGAATTAACTTCTCTTTTAAAAAATATCAAGTGCATCAATTTTTTTTGTTTTAATTAGTTATTAATTATTTTTTAAAATCATAATCTGGGAATTGCTCATTCATGTAGTTTGCGAGTTTTTCGATATCGGTTTTGATTTCGCCAGAATTCCTATTGTAATCGTTAATAGTCTTGTTTAGGGCTTTTCCAAAGTCGTCTTTTTCCTTTAAGCCGGCTTTTGCAAATTCTAATAGGTTTTCAGAATCTTGTTGGATTGGAAGATGTAATTCATCTTTTGTTATGTTTTCTAAACAACTTTCTAGTTGGAGCTGAATACCCAGTGCTATTGGATAAAGTAATCTTGTAACTATTATATTGTGTTCATCATGTGCATGAAGTTTTTCAAGAATTCTGGTTAATGTTTTTACTCTTGTTGCGTTGTAATATAAAGATGAGTAAATAATTCTTTTTATTGCTAGTAGGTCTTTATCGCGATGATCATAAGATGTATCGGCAGTAAAAGTCTTTAGGAAATCAGATTGTGTATCAGTTTTAGCTATTTCTGCATCAACTTTAGCTATTCCTTCAGTTTCTTTATTTTTTTGCTTTTCCAGATGATTTTTAATTGCTTTTAATTGTGAAGCTTCATCTTCTTTATATTTTTCAATTTCAATTTTGAGATCTTGATATTCTTGATATAAATGTTCGAGATTTTCAGATTCACCAGATTCACCAGATTTATTTTCAAAATTTTGGTTGTTTTCTTTTTTATTAGTGTTGATAGTTTCTTTTTTATTAGTATTGCTAGTTTCTTTTTTATTAGTATTGCTAGTTTCTTTTGGATTAATAGTATTAATAGGTGCACATGAGATGCAAATTAAAGTTAATATCGCTGTAATGATATTAAGCTTAATGATATTTAGTTTAGTGTTTGTCAAAATACGCTCCTTATAAATTAAAATTAATAGTTATCAATTTTAATACAAAATAATATTATAACTATATAATAATCATTATTATTAAATAATAATACCATTTAATATTAAAAACAACTTTTTTGGAATTTTTTTTTATTTTGTAATTATTTTTATCCCACATACACTACTAATTAGTAGTGTATGTGGTCACAACAGGCTTTTAGCAGTGTTTCAATGTCCATTAAAATTTGCATACTTTTATTTGGATTGAATTTATGCTCGTATCCATTTTTTATGAATTCTTTTAGCACTATTCCATCAGCTCTAATTCCCGCATATTTATCATAGTCGCTAATAATGTTTTCTACGATTGTTATCCATGCATTTCGTTCTTGTATTAGTTTTTCAAAATTTTCTTGAACATCTTTTACTGTTTTTGTTTTAAAATTGAACATTAAGCGTCTTTGCTCGTCTTTTGTTAAAAGATTGACAGCCTTTTCAAATGATTCTTGGATTTTGAATCCTGTCCAAAAAATTAAGCCAATAACTCTGTAATGGTCGCCATTTGAACTTGATGCTTGTGCAAGGATTGTGATTAATCTTTTGATATTATTCTCATCATACTCAAGAGATGAATAAAATAATCTTCTAAAAAGGTTATTTTCCAATATTGCATCAATATTATCGTCTTGCTTTTCTGGGAATGTGTTTTTGTTTATTTCAAATTGATTAATAGGTTCGATTTTTTGAACATCTGTATTTATTTTTTGAGCAAGTATTTCTATATTTGGTCCAATTTTATTAATCAATTTTTCATTTTCATTAAATCTTTGTGTAATTTTTTGAATTACATTTTCCTTTCCATTGTTTGAGGGCTCTTTTTGCCCTAAGTTTAAAATCTTTTTAAGATTTCCTTCTTTTGTAATGCTAGTTTTGTTAAGTTCAATGTGGTTTGGTTGTAATTCATTTGTTGCTTCTTTGTCGTTTGGTTTAGAATAAAAAGAACATGAGGCCAGTAAAGTTATTTTAAATAGTTTTAATATTTTATAAATTGTGTTTTTCTTCAAGACGTAATCCTTTAAAAAATTTAATCATTAGTGTTATTTGGCAAGCTCAATATTTCTAATATAAATATATTTCAATTCGTTTAATTTTCAATGTTTGTTTTATTTATTTAAAATAAAAGACAATAAATTAACCATTTAAAATAATTTTTTTTAAAAAAAAAGTTTAAAATTTTTCGATCGGGTTTTAAAAATTGTTCGTAATGCTATCAACATTGATGTTAATGTTGTATTTGGAAGTTATATTAATTTTAAAAATTTTTGTTATTAGCTTTATTTTTATTGATAATTGCAGTATATTTTTCATGTGTTATTTTATAATAATAAATCTAACTATTATAAAATAACACCGTTCTCCCCATTTAATGTAAAATTTAAGTTTAATAATTCTTATTAAAAAGCCTTTGTTTTAAAACGCATCTTTAATTAAAAAAGTTAATTATATGTTTTTATACAAATATATATTGATTCTAATTTAGTTATGTTTTAAAATGTTTAAAATAAATCAGTTTATATAAGGAGAATTAACAATGAAAATATTTGGTAATTTAATAATTAATGGATTATTGTTTGGATTTGTAAATTTAAATGTGTTTGCAGATTCTAACAATGTAAATATTCTTCAACCTCAATCCAACGTTTTAGAACAACCAGATCAAAAAGACGATAAAAAATTAG encodes:
- a CDS encoding complement regulator-acquiring protein encodes the protein MTNTKLNIIKLNIITAILTLICISCAPINTINPKETSNTNKKETSNTNKKETINTNKKENNQNFENKSGESGESENLEHLYQEYQDLKIEIEKYKEDEASQLKAIKNHLEKQKNKETEGIAKVDAEIAKTDTQSDFLKTFTADTSYDHRDKDLLAIKRIIYSSLYYNATRVKTLTRILEKLHAHDEHNIIVTRLLYPIALGIQLQLESCLENITKDELHLPIQQDSENLLEFAKAGLKEKDDFGKALNKTINDYNRNSGEIKTDIEKLANYMNEQFPDYDFKK
- a CDS encoding complement regulator-acquiring protein, which gives rise to MKKNDLILTNIVIATLLLCSCSLFQGTITQRISAEIKRFKEKVEQYKDKTEDFDQFGMKYSVFNTDTTAALKLAKLNSDSKKDERRLFYSSLDYNTTRIVNFGKILTQLYKHQQKEHHQLIEEVIQIGYFGIQKPLEETILKISDDKDELKRLGKENLKTIETTIKELFEIKQNWIKKVDEIILSYNENLEEIKENTNKLADHIRNEIKPEKYDTLAVIVKIKEITENQYNIEMPK
- a CDS encoding complement regulator-acquiring protein is translated as MTNTKLNIIKLNIITAILTLICISCAPDNQINPDLSSNTNLEKFGQHFKDRSRGSQDHGHSYQEYQDLKIEIEKYKGNKASQLKAIKNHLEKQKKKEDIEIAKIDAEITKTSTQSDFLKTFTASSFYANPEKDLLAMKRIIYSSLYYNTTRVKTLNEILEKLNTSSENKKVVTNLLYKVALGIQLQLELCLENITKDESHSPNQRTEELLEFARNDLNRKDRFVKVLNKTINDYNRNAGGIKTNVEKLASYMDEKFKALE
- a CDS encoding complement regulator-acquiring protein — encoded protein: MKKNTIYKILKLFKITLLASCSFYSKPNDKEATNELQPNHIELNKTSITKEGNLKKILNLGQKEPSNNGKENVIQKITQRFNENEKLINKIGPNIEILAQKINTDVQKIEPINQFEINKNTFPEKQDDNIDAILENNLFRRLFYSSLEYDENNIKRLITILAQASSSNGDHYRVIGLIFWTGFKIQESFEKAVNLLTKDEQRRLMFNFKTKTVKDVQENFEKLIQERNAWITIVENIISDYDKYAGIRADGIVLKEFIKNGYEHKFNPNKSMQILMDIETLLKACCDHIHY